A genome region from Dehalococcoidia bacterium includes the following:
- a CDS encoding EF-Tu/IF-2/RF-3 family GTPase: MAQEQEVGRVTDYFARVGVAGVELTGHLRVGDRIRIRGHTTDLEQVVESMQIEHQPVQEAGPGDRVGIKVVDRCRRGDRVYKLIGG; the protein is encoded by the coding sequence ATGGCCCAGGAGCAAGAGGTGGGCAGAGTGACGGATTATTTCGCCCGCGTGGGCGTGGCAGGGGTGGAGCTGACCGGCCACCTGCGGGTGGGCGACCGCATCCGCATCCGTGGTCACACTACTGACCTGGAGCAGGTGGTGGAGAGCATGCAGATCGAGCACCAGCCGGTGCAGGAGGCGGGCCCGGGCGATAGAGTGGGCATCAAGGTGGTGGACAGGTGTCGCCGCGGCGACCGCGTCTACAAACTGATAGGTGGCTGA